Part of the Rhizobium tropici CIAT 899 genome, GAATTACTATCAGGCCAGGCGCCGAAGGCCGACACGAAGCTCTTCGACACGCCGACCAAGCTCTTCACGCCGGCATTGGTCACCTCTGAAAACCTGAAGGCCGAGATCATCGACAAGACTGTGAACGGCAAGCCGATCCAGACGCCGGACCAGCTCTGCATCGACCGCTATGCCGATGGCTGCAAGAAGCTCGGTATCGGCAGCTGAGCCTTGCCTCATCCAGATCCGGCCGCTTCGGCGGCCGGAAACCAACAGCATTTCAACCCGAGAAGGTGGCTTGTCATGAGTGACGCTTCCGACCAAAGAGCCCCATCGGGCGAGCTTGTGCTCAGCCTCAAAGGGATCTCCAAACACTTCGGCGCCGTCTCGGCTCTGACGGATATCAACCTCGATGTGCATGCCGGCGAAGTCGTGGCTCTTGTTGGCGACAATGGCGCGGGCAAATCGACGCTCGTCAAGGTTCTGGCCGGCGTTCACCAGCCGAGTTCAGGTACGATCACATTCCGCGGCAAGCAGGTCACGCTCAGCGATCCCGCGACCGCGCTTGATCTCGGTATTGCCACGGTTTTTCAAGATCTGGCGCTTTGCGAAAATCTCGATGTCGTCGCGAACATCTTCCTCGGCCGGGAATTGAGCCCGATGAAGCTCGATGAGACCGCCATGGAGGTTCGCGCCTGGACCTTGCTCAATGAGCTTGCGGCGCGCATTCCGAGCGTGCGTATCCCGATCGCATCGCTTTCGGGCGGCCAGCGGCAGACGGTGGCGATCGCCCGCTCGCTGCTGCTTGAGCCGAAACTCATCATGCTTGACGAGCCGACTGCAGCGCTTGGCGTCGCACAAACCGCCGAGGTGCTGAACCTCATCGAGCGCGTTCGCGACAAGGGGCTCGGCGTCATCATGATCAGCCACAACATGGAGGACGTGCGCGCCGTCGCCGACCGCATCGTCGTGCTGCGCCTCGGCCGCAACAACGGGATCTTCTATCCCGACACGTCAAATCAGGAACTCGTCAGCGCTATCACCGGAGCCACGGAAAATGCCGTGTCGCGACGGGCAGGGCGACGTCAGGCCCAACAGGAACTCAGAGAAGGGGGCCAGCCATGAGCGAGAATGGCAAGCAATCCACCCTGCTGCTCGACCGCAGCGACGTCCGCGTCAACCATGATACCGGGCTTGCGGCCACCATCCGCTCCTCCATCGATAAGGTCCGCTCCGGCGATTTAGGCTCGCTGCCCGTCGTCGTCGGGCTCGTGATCATCTGGACGGTGTTCGGCACGCTCAACCCGACCTTCCTGTCCAGCAACAACCTGGCAAACCTGCTGTTCGACGCCTCGACAGTCGGCATCATCTCTCTCGGCATCGTCTGCGTGCTGATGGTTGGCGAGATCGATCTTTCCGTGGGGTCGATCAGCGGCTTCGCATCCGCCATGGTCGGTATGCTCTGGGTCAACGAGGGCTGGCCGGTGGCCTTGGCGATCCTGGCGGCGCTTGTCGTCGGCGGCGCGATCGGCGCCATCTATGCCGTACTGTTCAACCGGCTAGGCATGCCGAGTTTCGTTGCCACATTGGCAGGCCTTCTCGCCGTACTTGGCATGCAGCTCTATCTGCTTGGAGCGACGGGGTCGATCAATCTGCCCTATGGCTCGGCCATCGTGAACTTCGGCCAGCTTCTCGTCATTCCTCGACCGCTTGCGTATCTCTTCGCGCTCATTCCGGGTGCGGTCCTGTTGTTGACCGGCTTAGGTACCGTGCGGCGGCGCAAGCAGGCGAACCTCTCCGCGCCCTCCGTCGGTGGCCTGCTGGCGAAGGCGGCCGTCATTACCGTGGCGTTGGAATTCGTCGCCTTCTATCTCAATCAGGATCGCGGCATTCCCTGGATGTTCGCCCTGTTCGTGGTGCTGGCCATCGTCATGAATTATGCGCTGACGCGCACGCAATGGGGCCGGTCGATGTCCGCCGTCGGCGGCA contains:
- a CDS encoding ATP-binding cassette domain-containing protein, whose amino-acid sequence is MSDASDQRAPSGELVLSLKGISKHFGAVSALTDINLDVHAGEVVALVGDNGAGKSTLVKVLAGVHQPSSGTITFRGKQVTLSDPATALDLGIATVFQDLALCENLDVVANIFLGRELSPMKLDETAMEVRAWTLLNELAARIPSVRIPIASLSGGQRQTVAIARSLLLEPKLIMLDEPTAALGVAQTAEVLNLIERVRDKGLGVIMISHNMEDVRAVADRIVVLRLGRNNGIFYPDTSNQELVSAITGATENAVSRRAGRRQAQQELREGGQP
- a CDS encoding sugar ABC transporter permease encodes the protein MSENGKQSTLLLDRSDVRVNHDTGLAATIRSSIDKVRSGDLGSLPVVVGLVIIWTVFGTLNPTFLSSNNLANLLFDASTVGIISLGIVCVLMVGEIDLSVGSISGFASAMVGMLWVNEGWPVALAILAALVVGGAIGAIYAVLFNRLGMPSFVATLAGLLAVLGMQLYLLGATGSINLPYGSAIVNFGQLLVIPRPLAYLFALIPGAVLLLTGLGTVRRRKQANLSAPSVGGLLAKAAVITVALEFVAFYLNQDRGIPWMFALFVVLAIVMNYALTRTQWGRSMSAVGGNREAARRAGINVRRIYTSAFVLCAMFAALGGVLAAARLASASQQAGTGDVNLNAIAAAVIGGTSLFGGRGSAYSALLGIVVTQSIASGLTMLDLSSALRYMITGAVLAIAVIVDSLARRSRASHGRG